TGATTGCCGATGAGCCGACCACCGCGCTCGATGTGACCATCCAGGCGCAGATTCTCGAATTGCTGAGCGACCTGCGCCAGAAATTCGGCTTGGCTATGCTCTTCATCTCTCACGACCTGGCCGTCGTTTCGCACGTCGCGGACCGGGTGGCAGTCCTCTACACGGGGAGCCTGGTCGAACTAGGAACGAAGGTACACATCTTTAACGCCGCGGCTCATCCTTATACGCAAGGACTGCTCCGCGCGATCCCCACGCTCGCGACCGATCGCGCCCAGCCGCTTTCCACAATTGAGGGAACTGTCCCGCCGATCGCGGCCCTTCCGCCGGGTTGTCCCTTCGAGCCGCGATGCGAATACCGCGTCGCTGCCTGTGGTTCGCAGTTGCCGCCCCTGGTCGAGATCAGTGTGGGGCACTATGCGCGATGTCCGGTGCTGAATCGTTAGAGAGAAGGTGACCTTCCGCCGGTGACCTCTTTCACCACAATCACGCTATAATCCTCGCTTTGCCGTGCGCATCCTCGTCCTCAGCGATATTCACAGCAATCTCGAAGCCCTCGAGGCTTGCCTCGCGGCGGCTCCGGCGCATGACCTCGTCGTCAACCTTGGCGATTCCGTGGGATACGGCGCAAATCCCAATGAAGTGATCGCGCGTTGTCGAGCGCTCGGCAAGGTGTTTGTCCGGGGAAATCACGACAAAGCGGTTAGCGGACTGATGGATCTGGCGGAATTCAATGCGGCTGCCGGCCTGGCCACTCTTTGGACGCGCGACCAACTGACTGCTGAAAATCTCGCCTGGCTGCGCAAGCTTCCGCAGGGACCGGTGCAGGTCGATGAAATACCCGGCATCCAGCTAGTCCATGGATCGGCGCTGGATGAAGACGAATACCTGGTCAGCGTGCGCGACGCGATTGAGCCGCTCATGACCGACGTCGTTCCCGTTACATTCTTCGGGCACACACATTTGCAGGGCGGTTTCGTGGCACAGGGCGAGATCAGTGAGGCGTATCGTCCGGGCTATCGCACGGTCGGTCAGGCCGAATCGTCGGATTGGCCCCTGCGCCGCGATTTGCGCTTCCTGATCAATCCCGGATCGGTCGGCCAACCGAGAGACGGTGACTGGCGCGCTGCTTTCGCAGTTTTCGATACGGATGCGTGGATTGTCAGCTTCCACCGCGTCCCCTATAACCTGCGGATTGCGCAAGAAAAAATTCTTGCCGCGAACTTGCCGCAAAGGCTGGCCACGAGGCTGGCTACTGGTCGATAGATATGGCTCACTATCTGAAGCTCCCGATCCGTTTCTTCGTTCTCCTGATTGTTCTCACTCCATGCCTTGCGGTGAGTCTGGCAGGCTTGAATCCTGGCGAGAATCCTTCGCGTCGAGAGCGTCGAAAAGGCGCCAATCCGGACGATCAGAAGCGCGAGATCAGCGTCGATGGTACGAAGAGGTCCTATCTTCTCTACGTGCCTCGCTCGGCGACGAAGAAGAAACCCCTTCCGCTGCTGCTGGTATTTCACGGTGGCGGGGGACACGACTACAACATGCCTCGCTTTACCGGCTTCGACGAAATCGCCAAGTCGCGCGGTTTTGTGGTGGCGTATCCCGAAAGCAGCAATGGCCACTGGAGTGATGGGCGCAATCTGTCTCCAGCAGATGATGTGGGTTTCATTCGGGTGCTCATCGCCGAATTGAAACGCTCGTACTCGATCGATCCGGCGCGAATTTATGCAACGGGAATCTCAAACGGTGGATTTTTCTCGCAACGGCTGGCCTGCGATCTCGCCGATCAGATTGCCGCAGTCGCTTCGGTAGCGGCCACCATGCCAGAACCTCTCGTTCCTGCATGCCATCCGGCGCGGCCAGTCTCCGTCATGTTCATGCAGGGAACCGCGGATCCGCTGGTCCACATTGAAGGTGGAGCTGTCGCCAAGGTCAACGGCCGCAATATTTCGCTGGCCGACGCTGTCCGTTTCTGGCTTGATCACGACCAGACCAGTAAGACGCCCGACGCTTCCGATCTGCCGCATCACGACTCCAACGGTACGAGTGTTCACCGCGACATCTACGGCGACGGCAAGCAAGGTACGGAACTTGTCGTCTATACGATCAACGGCGGAGGCCACACCTGGCCGGGCGGAGAACAATACATGCCGGCTCTTCTCGTGGGCAAAGTGAATCACGATCTCAGCGCCAGCGAAGTCATCTGGGAGTTCTTCTCGCGACACAGCCACCCGTAGGGCAGAGCGGCGTCAATGTAAACTTCCCCTATGGGTCCACATTCTTCTGAGTCTTCGAATCCCGCCGACCTTTTTTCGGCCGCAGCAAAGCCGGCGACGTCCGCGCACACCGCCCACATCGACGGAGGCGCGCGCGGCAATCCAGGACCCGCTGGATACGGCGTGGTAATTCAAGATGCCGCGGGCCGCACGGTTGCGGAGCTTAGCGAATACCTGGGCCACCAGACCAACAACTACGCCGAGTACCAGGGATTGATCGGCGTTCTGCGTTATGCCACGGGCAATGGCATCAAGTCGCTGAAAGTGGTGAGCGATTCGGAGTTGATGGTCCGGCAGATGAACGGCATCTACAAAGTGAAGAATCCGGACCTGCGCAAGCTCCATGACGAGGCGCAGCAAATGGTTCGCAAGCTCGACCACTTTGAAATTCGTCACGCCATGCGCGAGCACAACGTGGACGCCGACCGCCTCGCCAACGAAGCCATGGACCGCGGCAAGTCGGGCCGCACTACCTCCGCGCCAGCGCCGGCTGCGACCATTGCTGTCCGTGACGAGTTCGATGGCATCGTTCGCAATGGAGTGGTGGAACTGACCGGTGGTTCATTGCCTGACGGCACGCGAGTGCAGGTTCGAGTCCGCCGCTAGCCCCTTCCAAGCCCCAGAACTGGAACCCAGTTGTTTATTCCCCGAGAACTCTCTGATGGTTACTATTGCGCTAATAGCACTCGATGTAGGAGGACAGCGCGATGATTTTCGGACCCGAGACGTTCGATGGAGTCAACCCGTGGGCAGTCGCCGTCGCTGCAGTGGCGACGATGGTGATTGGATTCCTCTGGTACTCGCCCCTTCTCTTCGCTCGTCCGTGGATGCGGCTCATGGGACATGATCCGAACGATAAGGACAAGCTCGCGGAAATGCAGAAAAGTGCCGGCAAGCTATACGCGCTCACCTTCATCGCAACCATCGTCTCCGCAATCGTGCTCGCGAAGATCATCGACCTGACCAGCGTCAACACCGTTGTGTATGGGATGAAAGTTGGATTTTTTGTTTGGCTCGGCCTGGTTGCCACCGTCCAGTTGACGGGCGCACTCTTCGGCAAGCAGCCCACGAAACTCTTCCTGATCAACGCCGGATATCAACTGGCTTGCTACGTGACTATGGGCGGCATCTTGGCGAAGTGGCCACACCCGTAGAGCTAGGTCAGAGGTTTGAGGTCAGATTGCAGAGGTGAATCCTCTCGATCCCGCCACTCATATACGTCTTCCAAATCCAAGCAGGGTTTAACCTCTGCAATCTGACCTCTCACCTCTAACCTCATCTCACTCTCCCGCCGAGTGATCGTGGACGATCTTCCATCCTTCAGGAAACTTCTTGAAGATTAGTGTGAACAGGCCATGCGGCGTTTTCCCATCGGACATCGTCAGGTGAAATTCTCCGCGGACGAAAGCTGCGTTAGTTCCCAGAGGTTCGACTCGCAGGTTCGTGAACTCCAGTTTGCCCATTTCGTGACCGGCGCCTTGATAACTTTTCTTGTAGCGGTCGAGTGCTGCCTCCCAGCCTTTTGATTCGTGCGCGCCGGAGAAGAAGGTCAGTTCCGGCGAATTCCAGTAGCTAGACATGAATGCGTCCAAGTCGCCGCGATTCCATGCCGCCTGCTGTTGTTCGATGACTAGACGCACGCCGGAGACGTCCGCGGTTGGCGCGCTTTGCGCGGAACATGTCATAGCAAGAAAAATTGAAGTGAACAGGATTGCGATGGTGCGCATGATTCCTCCAGGACAGACTCGGTCGAGCAAAATAGTGTCGCACACGGAGGGCGCGCCGGGTAATGTTCAGAAGAATAGCGCAGACAGGGTGTCTGCGATTCTCCCCCTTAGGAATTATTTAAGAGTTGCTAAGCGCGAGGCCGACGACTAAGCGCGGCTCTTCTTAACGGCGACCGCAGCCTTGGCCTTCACCGCTTGCCAGGGACGCTTCGGACGCTCCACTTCGGGCTTGTCACGATCCTTGATGCGGTCGTACTGATACGACTCGCTCACCGTGCCCAACGATTCGTTGTAGAGGCTGGGCGTGCCCAAAGCTTCCTTCAGTTCTTCAGCGAACTGATGCAGGGCCTTCAGGTGATCGGCTGTCGCCGGCACTTCGGTCTTGGTGGTTTTCAGGAACTGCTGATAACCCTTGTTGACCAGTTTCGAGATCTCGCTGCCAACCAGGTATCCGGGATAGGCGAAGATCTTGGCGCCACCGTCATCGGTTTTCTGGATGGCTGCCGACACGTTGTATTTTCTGGCGAACACGCGGCTCTGCGTGCCCGGAGCTTCGATCAGATCGAAGCCATGCTCGCGCAGCCAGCTGACTGCGTCTTCGTAGGTTCGTTCTTCCACTTTAGTTGACATTTGTGTGCTTTCAGTTTGTCTGGCAGTTCTGCCTTGCAAAATTAGATGCGCGTACTGGACTCAAGATGCCCCTGGAATCCTGAAACCGAACTTCATACTACCGAATCTAACGTCGTAGTATAGATATACCTTTTCAGGATTACAGGCACATTACTCTAGTCATGAAAGCTTTTTCGCCGTGACGGCAGCCAATCCCAACCCGGTCGCCAGGCCAAACGCCACCAACGATGTTGCGGTTACGCGCCCGGCTGGAGTGAGCCTGCTCGATCGCATCGGCAATACTCCACTGCTGCGGTTCGATGCGCTGACCTGCGATCTGCCCACGGTGCAACTCTACGGCAAAGCCGAATGGTACAACCCTGGTGGATCGATCAAGGATCGAACGGCCGCCAGCATCGTATCCGAAGCGCGCCGCTCTGGAAAGCTGACGCCGGGAAAGATTCTTCTCGATTCCACCAGCGGCAACACCGGCATTGCATATTCCATGCTGGGTTCTGCGCTGGGCTTTCCCGTTACGCTCTGCGTTCCCGAGAATATTTCTCCCGAACGCAAGCGCATTCTACAGGCATACGGCGCAAATATCATCTTCACCGATGCAGGCGAAGGCTCGGACGGTGCCACGAGAGTTGCCCACGAGCTCGCAGAAAAACAATCCGATATTTATTTTTATGCCGATCAATATTCCAACGACGCCAACTGGCGCGCGCATTACAACACCACCGCCAACGAAATCTGGCGCCAGACCGAGGGTCGCATTACGCACTTCGTCGCGATCATGGGAACAACCGGGACGTTCGTTGGGACCACGCGCCGTCTGAAAGAGTTGAACCCGAATGTTCGCTGCATCTCGTTGCAGCCGGACTCTCCCTTTCACGGCATTGAAGGCACCAAGCATCTGGGATCGACCATGGTACCCGGCATATACGACGCCACGCTCGCTGACGAACAATTGGAAATTCACACCGAAGACGCGCACGCGATGGCGCGGCAGCTGGCGCGAGAAGCAGGCATACTGATTGGCGTATCTGCCGCGGCCGGGATCGTGGGCAGCATGAAAGTTGCCGAGAGTTTGAAGAAGCAACAGCCTGCAGTGATCGTCACGATCCTCGGCGACTCGGGCGAGAGGTATTTGGGCGAAAAATTCTGGAACGAGAAATAAGGGCAGAGGTCAGATTGCAAAGGTGAAAAGCTCACGATCCAAACCGTATCGATTTTTACCTCTACAATCTGACCTCTAACTTCTCACCTCACTATGCTCACGATCCCACAAGACGCCTACGCCTCGCTTCGCCAGCACGGCGAGGAAACGTATCCTCATGAATGCTGCGGCGTATTACTGGGGCAGTTCGCGGACGATGGCTCCAAGACGGTGACCAGCATTGCCCGCGCCGGAAATACGCGCGACGACTCTCCGCACAATCGCTACCACATTGATCCGAAGGAACTGATCCGCATTCAGCGCGAAGGCCGGGCGCGAGGAGAGGACATCGTCGGCTTTTATCACTCGCATCCAGATCATCCGGCGCGCTGGTCAACTACGGATCTGGCGGAGGCGCACTGGTTTGGTTGCTCGTACGTGATTACGAGCGTGGAGAAGGGCAAGGCGGCGGTGACGAACTCGTTCCAACTGGAAGGTGTCGATGAGGAGAACAAGAACTACGTGGATGAGTCGGTGATTGTGGAATCGCCACGACACTAGAGAGCTGTTCATCGATTGAAAGTTGCTTTGCGGACACCGCTTCAATATCTACTTACTTCGACAAGAAAAGGGGAAAATGCCTATGCAGCGGGTTCCTGATACGGAGTTGGTCCTCGTTCCGGGTGGGACGTTGATTACCAGCACACCGGAGGAGGGGCGGGCTTTAGCGCTAAAAATGGCTCGTCACATGATTCACAACATCCAGCCGGACCTCGACGCTCTCAAAGAGGGCAGGCCCAAATACGGGATGAATCCAGATAGTCTGATCGCTGCCAGCCAGGTTGTGGCTATCGAGTTTCAGACCATAGCGGCCGCCAACGACTATTGGCGGAAATAGTCCCAACAAATCGGCACAGAATTTCGTAACCCTGTATCGTTCGCATTCTGGCCGAATTCAACGACGCCCGGCATGCAGGGGCTTTGCTCCGAGCTTCCGTCCCATGCCGGGGGCGCTGGTGTTCTGAATCCGTACCGTATGCGATAGCATCTTAAATACCATATGCCGCAGATTCAGATTCCCGGTCCTCTCCGTCAATACGTTGGCAAACAGCCTTCTGTCGAGGTTAGCGCCAGGAATGTTGGCGAGGCGCTTGCCAGCCTGATCGCACAACATCCGGATTTGAAGCGCCATCTTTATACGGACGACGAAAAACTCCGCGCCTTCGTGAATGTCTACGTGAACGACGAAGACATGCGCTACCTGGACAAGGAAGCCACGGTACTCAAAGATGGTGATACCATTTCGATAGTGCCGTCGATCGCCGGTGGCCGCTAGGCTATGAGCGTTGCTTTCATGAATCGCCGAATGACCCGCCCCGCGCGCTGTTGTCGCCCCTGTTGTTGCTAGTCGCCAGTCCGCCGCCGAACCAAATCAAATGTAATCGAGGATTTTATGGCCACGTTGACCGAAGTCAAACCCGAAGCCGTTTTAAGTAATGACGAGATCCTGCGCTACTCGCGCCATCTGATCATGCCGGAAGTCGGCATGGAGGGTCAGCAGAAACTGAAAGCGGCGAAAGTCCTGTGTATCGGAGCGGGCGGCCTCGGATCGCCATTGGCGCTCTACCTGACGGCTGCGGGCGTCGGGACGCTGGGGATCGTTGATTTCGATGTCGTCGACTACACCAACCTGCAGCGGCAGATTATCCATACCACTGCTGACGTGGGCCGCAAGAAGCTCGACTCCGCGGCCGACAAGCTCAAGGCGATTAATCCTTATATCAACCTGCGCACGTTCGATACGCGGCTCAGTAGCGCCAACGCGCTCGAGCTGTTTCGAGAATTCGACATCATCGCCGACGGCACCGACAACTTTCCTACACGCTATCTGGTCAACGATGCCTGCGTGCTGACTGGCAAGCCGAACGTTTATGGATCGATCTTCCGCTTCGAAGGACAGGCGAGCGTGTTTGCGACCGAGGACGGTCCATGCTATCGCTGCCTCTATCCTGAGCCGCCACCGCCGGGATTGGTTCCATCCTGCGCCGAAGGCGGAGTGCTTGGGATTCTCCCCGGACTCGTGGGCGTGATCCAGGCAACGGAGACCATCAAGCTGATTCTTGGAGCGGGCGATCCTTTGATCGGGCGTCTTCTTCTGGTCGATGCGCTGGGGATGAAGTTCCGCGAGCTCAAACTGCGTAAGAGTCCGGATTGCCCAGCCTGCGGAAAGAATCCTACTGTGAAGTCGTTGATCGATTACAACGAATTTTGCGGAATCCGCGGCGAAGAAGAAGTTGTTTCTACTGACGTGCCAGCTATCACCGTCGAAGAACTCAAACAGCAACTCGATGCCAGGAAAGACTTGTTCATTCTCGACGTCCGCGAACCGCACGAATATCAGATCTGTAACCTCAACGGACATCTGATTCCACTGGGCGACCTGCCCAAGCGTGTCCATGAACTTGATTCCAGCCGGGAAATCGTTGCCCATTGCCGATCTGGAGTACGCAGTGGCAAGGCCGTGACATTCCTGCGCCAGGCTGGATTCAAGAAAGTCCATAACCTGACCGGCGGGATTCTAGCTTGGGCCGATAAGATCGATCCGACCATGCCCAAGTACTAATGGCAGTTTCCAGTTGCCGGTTCTCAGGTCTCAGTTAGTGCAGGGAGCGCTGACGCGCTCTCTTTTCTTGCAAGATGCTAGTGCGTTGACGCAGGTGTTGGCACAATGTTCTTGCGTCCGAATAAAAAATGACAGGGGAGAGAGACGCGCCTCCCCTGTCGGCCTGGTTAGGGGAAACTTTTTCTACTTGGTGCTTTCGCCCATGGCTGATTTTTCGGCGCCGATCGCGAGAGCAGTTTTCTTGCCGGCGAAACGGACTTCTGTGACTGCGCTGGAAGTCTTGTCGATGACCGTGGCGTCATTGTTCGAGGACACCGGCAGCTCGATCACTTTCGCCGGGGA
The DNA window shown above is from Acidobacteriota bacterium and carries:
- a CDS encoding M67 family metallopeptidase, whose product is MLTIPQDAYASLRQHGEETYPHECCGVLLGQFADDGSKTVTSIARAGNTRDDSPHNRYHIDPKELIRIQREGRARGEDIVGFYHSHPDHPARWSTTDLAEAHWFGCSYVITSVEKGKAAVTNSFQLEGVDEENKNYVDESVIVESPRH
- a CDS encoding DUF1761 domain-containing protein translates to MIFGPETFDGVNPWAVAVAAVATMVIGFLWYSPLLFARPWMRLMGHDPNDKDKLAEMQKSAGKLYALTFIATIVSAIVLAKIIDLTSVNTVVYGMKVGFFVWLGLVATVQLTGALFGKQPTKLFLINAGYQLACYVTMGGILAKWPHP
- the moeB gene encoding molybdopterin-synthase adenylyltransferase MoeB, with product MATLTEVKPEAVLSNDEILRYSRHLIMPEVGMEGQQKLKAAKVLCIGAGGLGSPLALYLTAAGVGTLGIVDFDVVDYTNLQRQIIHTTADVGRKKLDSAADKLKAINPYINLRTFDTRLSSANALELFREFDIIADGTDNFPTRYLVNDACVLTGKPNVYGSIFRFEGQASVFATEDGPCYRCLYPEPPPPGLVPSCAEGGVLGILPGLVGVIQATETIKLILGAGDPLIGRLLLVDALGMKFRELKLRKSPDCPACGKNPTVKSLIDYNEFCGIRGEEEVVSTDVPAITVEELKQQLDARKDLFILDVREPHEYQICNLNGHLIPLGDLPKRVHELDSSREIVAHCRSGVRSGKAVTFLRQAGFKKVHNLTGGILAWADKIDPTMPKY
- a CDS encoding MoaD/ThiS family protein, yielding MPQIQIPGPLRQYVGKQPSVEVSARNVGEALASLIAQHPDLKRHLYTDDEKLRAFVNVYVNDEDMRYLDKEATVLKDGDTISIVPSIAGGR
- a CDS encoding hexameric tyrosine-coordinated heme protein, coding for MQRVPDTELVLVPGGTLITSTPEEGRALALKMARHMIHNIQPDLDALKEGRPKYGMNPDSLIAASQVVAIEFQTIAAANDYWRK
- a CDS encoding cysteine synthase family protein, which translates into the protein MTAANPNPVARPNATNDVAVTRPAGVSLLDRIGNTPLLRFDALTCDLPTVQLYGKAEWYNPGGSIKDRTAASIVSEARRSGKLTPGKILLDSTSGNTGIAYSMLGSALGFPVTLCVPENISPERKRILQAYGANIIFTDAGEGSDGATRVAHELAEKQSDIYFYADQYSNDANWRAHYNTTANEIWRQTEGRITHFVAIMGTTGTFVGTTRRLKELNPNVRCISLQPDSPFHGIEGTKHLGSTMVPGIYDATLADEQLEIHTEDAHAMARQLAREAGILIGVSAAAGIVGSMKVAESLKKQQPAVIVTILGDSGERYLGEKFWNEK
- a CDS encoding ribonuclease HI family protein; the encoded protein is MGPHSSESSNPADLFSAAAKPATSAHTAHIDGGARGNPGPAGYGVVIQDAAGRTVAELSEYLGHQTNNYAEYQGLIGVLRYATGNGIKSLKVVSDSELMVRQMNGIYKVKNPDLRKLHDEAQQMVRKLDHFEIRHAMREHNVDADRLANEAMDRGKSGRTTSAPAPAATIAVRDEFDGIVRNGVVELTGGSLPDGTRVQVRVRR
- a CDS encoding metallophosphoesterase family protein; amino-acid sequence: MRILVLSDIHSNLEALEACLAAAPAHDLVVNLGDSVGYGANPNEVIARCRALGKVFVRGNHDKAVSGLMDLAEFNAAAGLATLWTRDQLTAENLAWLRKLPQGPVQVDEIPGIQLVHGSALDEDEYLVSVRDAIEPLMTDVVPVTFFGHTHLQGGFVAQGEISEAYRPGYRTVGQAESSDWPLRRDLRFLINPGSVGQPRDGDWRAAFAVFDTDAWIVSFHRVPYNLRIAQEKILAANLPQRLATRLATGR
- a CDS encoding DUF3225 domain-containing protein, translating into MRTIAILFTSIFLAMTCSAQSAPTADVSGVRLVIEQQQAAWNRGDLDAFMSSYWNSPELTFFSGAHESKGWEAALDRYKKSYQGAGHEMGKLEFTNLRVEPLGTNAAFVRGEFHLTMSDGKTPHGLFTLIFKKFPEGWKIVHDHSAGE